The following proteins come from a genomic window of Prionailurus viverrinus isolate Anna chromosome D1, UM_Priviv_1.0, whole genome shotgun sequence:
- the DNAJB13 gene encoding dnaJ homolog subfamily B member 13, with translation MGQDYYSVLQITRNSEDAQIKKAYRKLALKNHPLKSSEPSSAETFRQIAEAYDVLSDPVKRGIYDKFGEEGLKGGIPLEFGSQTPWTTGYVFHGNPDKVFHEFFGGDNPFGEFFDVEGSEADLNFGGLRGRGVKKQDPPIERDLYLSLEDLFFGCTKKIKISRRVLNEDGYSSTIKDKILTIDVKPGWRQGTRITFEKEGDQGPNIIPADIIFIVKEKLHPRFRRENDNLLFVNPIPLGKALTCCTVEVKTLDDRLLNIPINDIIHPKYFKKVPGEGMPLPEDPTKKGDLFIFFDIQFPTRLTPQKKQMLRQALLT, from the exons ATGGGTCAGGATTATTACTCTGTGCTTCAGATCACTCGCAATTCAGAGGATGCCCAGATCAAGAAGGC GTACCGGAAACTGGCCCTTAAGAACCACCCGCTGAAGTCCAGTGAGCCATCCTCAGCAGAGACATTCAGGCAAATAGCAGAGGCCTATGATGTGCTAAGCGACC CTGTGAAGAGAGGCATCTATGACAAGTTTGGAGAGGAGGGCCTAAAGGGCGGGATTCCTCTGGAGTTTGGATCCCAGACTCCATGGACCACTGGTTACGTCTTCCACGGCAACCCTGATAAGGTTTTCCATGAGTTCTTCGGAGGAGACAACCCCTTTGGTG AGTTTTTTGATGTAGAAGGAAGTGAGGCAGATTTGAACTTTGGGGGTCTCCGAGGCCGAGGGGTCAAGAAACAGGACCCCCCAATCGAACGAGACCTCTACCTATCTCTGGAGGACTTATTCTTTGGCTGCACCAAGAAAATTAAGATCTCCCGAAGG GTGCTGAACGAGGATGGGTACTCCTCTACCATCAAGGACAAGATTCTCACAATTGATGTGAAACCTGGTTGGAGGCAGGGCACACGGATCACCTTTGAGAAGGAAGGGGACCAG GGCCCCAACATTATCCCAGCCGACATCATCTTCATTGTAAAGGAGAAGCTACACCCTCGCTTCCGCAGGGAGAACGACAACCTCCTTTTTGTGAATCCCATTCCCTTGGGCAAG GCTCTGACCTGCTGCACCGTGGAGGTGAAGACCTTGGATGATCGTCTGCTCAACATCCCCATCAATGACATTATCCA TCCCAAGTACTTCAAGAAGGTGCCAGGTGAGGGGATGCCACTGCCTGAGGACCCCACTAAGAAAGGGGATCTCTTCATCTTCTTCGACATCCAGTTCCCCACCCGCCTCACACCCCAAAAGAAGCAGATGCTGCGCCAGGCATTGCTGACATAA
- the UCP2 gene encoding mitochondrial uncoupling protein 2: MVGFKATDVPPTATVKFLGAGTAACIADLITFPLDTAKVRLQIQGERQGPARAVASTQYRGVLGTILTMVRTEGPRSLYNGLVAGLQRQMSFASVRIGLYDSVKQFYTKGSEHAGIGSRLLAGSTTGALAVAVAQPTDVVKVRFQAQARAGSGRRYQSTVDAYKTIAREEGFRGLWKGTSPNVARNAIVNCAELVTYDLIKDALLKANLMTDDLPCHFTSAFGAGFCTTVIASPVDVVKTRYMNSAPGQYSSAGHCALTMLHKEGPRAFYKGFMPSFLRLGSWNVVMFVTYEQLKRALMAACTSREAPF, encoded by the exons ATGGTTGGGTTCAAGGCTACAGATGTACCCCCTACTGCCACTGTGAAGTTCCTGGGGGCTGGCACAGCTGCCTGCATTGCAGATCTCATCACCTTTCCTCTGGACACCGCTAAAGTCCGGCTGCAG ATCCAAGGAGAAAGGCAGGGACCAGCGCGGGCCGTAGCCAGCACCCAGTACCGTGGTGTGCTGGGCACCATCCTGACCATGGTGCGCACCGAGGGCCCCCGCAGCCTCTACAATGGGCTGGTCGCTGGCCTGCAGCGCCAGATGAGCTTTGCTTCTGTCCGCATCGGCCTCTACGACTCTGTCAAGCAGTTCTACACCAAGGGTTCTGAGC ATGCCGGCATCGGGAGCCGTCTCCTGGCAGGCAGCACCACAGGGGCCttggctgtggctgtggcccaGCCCACAGATGTAGTAAAGGTCCGATTTCAAGCTCAGGCCCGGGCTGGAAGTGGCCGGAGATACCAAAGCACTGTCGATGCCTACAAGACCATTGCCCGAGAGGAAGGGTTCCGGGGACTCTGGAAAG GGACCTCTCCCAATGTTGCTCGTAATGCTATTGTCAATTGTGCTGAGCTGGTGACCTACGATCTCATCAAGGACGCCCTCCTGAAAGCCAACCTCATGACAG ATGACCTCCCTTGCCACTTCACTTCCGCCTTTGGGGCAGGCTTCTGCACCACTGTCATCGCCTCCCCTGTCGATGTGGTCAAGACGAGATACATGAACTCTGCCCCGGGCCAGTACAGCAGCGCTGGCCACTGTGCCCTTACCATGCTCCACAAAGAGGGTCCCCGAGCCTTCTACAAAGG GTTCATGCCCTCCTTTCTCCGTTTGGGTTCCTGGAACGTGGTGATGTTTGTCACGTATGAGCAGCTCAAACGGGCTCTCATGGCAGCCTGCACTTCCCGGGAGGCTCCCTTTTGA